From the genome of Bombus vancouverensis nearcticus chromosome 4, iyBomVanc1_principal, whole genome shotgun sequence:
TTTGTTTTGAATTATATTATGTAAAAGAATAGTAGTCAAGTAAAGAACATGTATTTATTATCCacgtatataaatttatataaattttaatgaaattttattgataACTTTATTTACCACAGTGCTGCCAAGTATGCACTTGCTTTCACATATGCATGCCTTGCTATAGCTTCAAAGATAGCACACTTTATTTAACTCAAACAgctatatattaataatacttCAAGAAATGCGACGAATATTTCGTTGTTACGACGATATTTTGTAGTACATAAAAAGGAATTTACATATTATATCAATATAGCTACATTTTTTAAGGTTGGTGGTAGGTAgacattgaaatttcattagagaTTGTATGTATTACATTCTCTCATCTATTATCTGATCTAGATGTGTTATGTATGTAACATTCTTATCTAACAGCTTATCTGAAATTCAATAAGAAAGCAAGATAAATAATAGTATTTTGCTTCACTGTTAGTAAAAATCAtgttcctctatttttttttcaGATATTTAAAGAGTTATTCATgtacaatttatataaattgttgAGCTTTTTATTTAACGTACTCTTCTATTAGAATAAATTTTGCATGCATTGTAAGATCATGGATACATTTCCTACGCAAAGGTATGAAACAAAGATTGAAAGTTTTGATACATGTATGATCGATCCTGCAAATCAACAGCAAGAAATATCTGAAACAGTCAGTGATCAGACATCTTCTCAAACAATTGAGATAGAGAATCAAGAAAATcatgaaaattcaaatttacaTCAGCAACAACATGATTCAGAAGTGCAACATCAACAAGATCAACCTAATCAAATTTCACATATACAATCCAATATTCAACAAAGCATGACTCTTACTCCAATTAGAATACCAGCTATACTCGATGGAGAATATTTTACAGTAATTAGAGTAGAAGACAGTAATATAACAGTTCAATGTGTACAATGTCAAAGACATTTAAATGGAAATTTGAGATCTACTGGAAATTTTTTAAGTCATATTAAAgtaagatttatttattttcagaaTTCTTGCACTTTAATATAATTGTTTTGTATTCATTAATCTAAGTGTTCTACAGAGATTACATCCTTTTAtggttgataaaattaaatctaAAGCTAATCAAAGAAAACCTGCAATGATATATATTGATTTATCAGCAGCTAAATGTCAAGAAATAATAAGAACAAGAGGAGGATATAGGAAATGTTACAAAACAGTAAGCACATTGTTCACGAGCTTAATCTTATATgacaaaaaattaaaattaaaattttgcagaaatttaaaaagttatatttATTTAGGATGTATGGCAACCAGAAAGTGAGGAAGCTTATGATCAGTCTAATGAATGGTCTGAAAGTCCAGTA
Proteins encoded in this window:
- the LOC117156751 gene encoding uncharacterized protein LOC117156751; translated protein: MHCKIMDTFPTQRYETKIESFDTCMIDPANQQQEISETVSDQTSSQTIEIENQENHENSNLHQQQHDSEVQHQQDQPNQISHIQSNIQQSMTLTPIRIPAILDGEYFTVIRVEDSNITVQCVQCQRHLNGNLRSTGNFLSHIKRLHPFMVDKIKSKANQRKPAMIYIDLSAAKCQEIIRTRGGYRKCYKTDVWQPESEEAYDQSNEWSESPVIRRRKIDEAECSDLLKISHNNSFVMGDEFDAIGRNIAAKLRSMKLDQRIIAEKLLNDILFEAQLGNLHKDSNIHV